One Thermodesulfobacteriota bacterium genomic region harbors:
- a CDS encoding 3-isopropylmalate dehydratase has translation MTLPEFLAGRVWKLGDHVNTDLLHPPSHFTTEEGRLRDGIEAGMERMASVIEGDSSEEGWIIVAGENFGCGSSRESSVRGLKAYGIRGVVASSIARIFMRSLVNLGIPVFECREIQKHVENGDRIKISVSGGWIETSGSKRFPFSTMDPHLRRILEAGGLMGYLRRERDGI, from the coding sequence ATGACCTTGCCGGAGTTCCTCGCGGGCCGTGTCTGGAAGTTGGGAGACCATGTGAATACGGATCTCCTCCATCCTCCCTCTCACTTTACCACGGAGGAAGGGAGGTTGAGGGACGGAATCGAGGCAGGGATGGAGAGGATGGCCAGCGTGATCGAGGGGGATTCTTCCGAGGAGGGCTGGATCATCGTGGCCGGCGAAAACTTCGGATGCGGCTCGAGCAGGGAGAGTTCCGTAAGGGGGCTTAAGGCCTATGGCATCAGAGGGGTGGTCGCTTCTTCCATCGCGAGGATCTTCATGCGAAGTCTCGTCAACCTCGGCATCCCTGTCTTCGAATGCAGGGAGATCCAGAAGCACGTGGAGAACGGAGACCGGATTAAGATCTCCGTCTCGGGAGGGTGGATCGAGACCTCCGGCTCAAAACGATTTCCCTTCTCAACGATGGATCCCCATCTCAGGAGGATTCTCGAGGCAGGCGGGCTCATGGGTTATCTCCGGAGGGAGAGGGATGGAATATGA
- the aksA gene encoding homoaconitate hydratase (in Methanococcus jannaschii this protein catalyzes the condensation of alpha-ketoglutarate and acetyl-CoA to form trans-homoaconitate; functions in alphaketosuberate synthesis which is a precursor in coenzyme B and biotin synthesis), whose amino-acid sequence MDEILIVDGTLREGEQSPGVFFTKDEKVEIALALDRAGVPLLDVGMPSISEEEREAIKAIAQLGLRASVGVSIRLRKEEVDQASLCGVKEVFVICPVSALHLRSRLGTDESGVRALLKGVIEYAMTKGLLVNLVAEDATRGDLHFLNDLTTQAYRWGARRVFLCDTVGVMEPFKMKEFVKGVREAIPEEMAIGVHCHNDFGLATANTLAAIEAGATFPSVTVNGIGERAGNPPLHEVVLALERIYRRPHRIDLKQLYGLSRLVERASGLFIPPHTPVVGFNAFRHESGIHVDGLLKNHQTYKAIEPEDLGRDSSFVLGKHTGAQAVLHLLKERGYEASEGEVREILRQVKARKTSEEKRGIGEMAKALERYYQEHLDFPLEKFYEIVEGVLGRRGVNEGGPGNHG is encoded by the coding sequence ATGGATGAGATTTTGATCGTGGATGGGACACTGAGAGAGGGTGAACAATCCCCGGGCGTTTTCTTTACCAAGGATGAGAAGGTCGAGATCGCCCTTGCCCTGGACCGGGCAGGCGTCCCCCTCCTCGACGTGGGAATGCCCTCCATTTCAGAGGAGGAGAGGGAGGCCATCAAAGCCATTGCCCAATTGGGGCTTCGTGCGTCCGTCGGGGTCTCGATCCGATTGAGAAAGGAAGAGGTCGACCAGGCGTCCCTGTGCGGCGTGAAGGAGGTCTTCGTCATCTGTCCGGTCAGCGCCCTTCACCTCCGGTCGAGACTCGGCACGGATGAAAGCGGGGTGAGGGCCCTTCTTAAAGGGGTCATCGAATATGCGATGACCAAGGGCCTACTGGTCAATTTGGTCGCCGAGGATGCCACGAGAGGGGATCTGCATTTTTTGAACGATTTGACGACCCAAGCTTACCGGTGGGGCGCCCGCAGGGTCTTCCTCTGCGATACCGTAGGGGTGATGGAGCCCTTCAAGATGAAGGAGTTCGTGAAGGGGGTGAGGGAGGCCATCCCGGAGGAGATGGCCATAGGGGTCCACTGCCACAATGACTTCGGCCTTGCCACCGCCAATACCCTCGCGGCCATTGAGGCCGGAGCGACCTTTCCATCGGTCACGGTCAACGGGATCGGAGAACGGGCGGGCAATCCCCCTCTCCATGAAGTCGTCCTCGCCTTAGAGAGGATCTATCGTCGGCCCCATCGCATCGATCTGAAACAACTCTACGGCCTCTCCCGTCTGGTGGAGCGGGCCTCAGGACTCTTTATCCCTCCCCATACCCCGGTGGTGGGCTTCAATGCCTTCCGTCACGAATCGGGGATCCATGTGGACGGCCTTCTGAAGAATCACCAGACCTACAAGGCGATCGAGCCAGAGGACCTGGGAAGGGACTCCTCTTTCGTCTTGGGGAAACATACGGGAGCCCAGGCCGTCCTGCACCTCCTTAAAGAGAGGGGGTACGAGGCGAGCGAAGGCGAGGTCAGGGAGATCCTCCGGCAAGTGAAGGCGAGAAAGACCTCGGAGGAAAAGAGGGGGATCGGTGAGATGGCCAAAGCGTTGGAGAGATATTATCAGGAGCATCTCGACTTCCCGCTTGAGAAATTCTATGAGATCGTCGAAGGGGTTTTAGGAAGGAGAGGGGTTAACGAGGGTGGCCCAGGGAATCACGGGTGA
- a CDS encoding aconitase/3-isopropylmalate dehydratase large subunit family protein, which produces MAQGITGEIIERHADGQREGAYLSVQVDFILLHDPTFALLLPELKASGEEIWNRERVLLTVDHFAPPSTVERANLVRDVLSYAREKGLPNLSIYQGICHQLLVEGPWLRPGMLVLGADSHTVTAGALGCLATGLGSTDILYSLITGRTWLRPPEAVRIDLKGELPAYAMGKDVILNLLGRYGEGGFLRKALEFYDLKGKISMDDRLAICNMVVEAGAENGLFRPDRVTEEYLVERDGGWSSGFAFFGEEPQYAETIELDLSELRPQVALPHSPARVVDAEEAEGEGIDSVFIGSCTGGRLRDLEVAAEVLKGRRIARGLCLLVCPASQRIYRQAMEKGYLSAIADAGGVILNPSCGPCGGIDKGILGKEERCLSTSNRNFMGRMGDPTSKVYLASPLTAAASALAGRITDPRRVKG; this is translated from the coding sequence GTGGCCCAGGGAATCACGGGTGAGATCATCGAGAGGCATGCCGACGGGCAGAGAGAAGGAGCCTACCTCTCCGTTCAGGTGGACTTCATCCTTCTACATGACCCCACATTTGCCCTGCTCCTTCCCGAATTGAAGGCATCCGGAGAGGAGATCTGGAACAGGGAGAGGGTGCTTCTGACCGTGGACCACTTCGCCCCTCCCTCCACGGTAGAAAGGGCCAACCTCGTAAGAGACGTGCTCTCCTATGCAAGGGAGAAGGGGCTGCCGAATCTTTCGATTTATCAAGGGATCTGCCATCAACTCCTGGTGGAGGGGCCCTGGTTGAGGCCAGGGATGTTGGTGTTGGGGGCCGATTCTCACACCGTGACCGCGGGTGCGCTGGGGTGCCTGGCGACGGGTTTGGGATCGACCGATATCCTCTATAGCCTGATCACCGGCCGAACCTGGCTCAGGCCGCCCGAAGCGGTCAGGATCGATCTCAAAGGGGAACTTCCCGCCTATGCGATGGGAAAGGATGTCATCTTGAACCTCCTGGGAAGATACGGAGAGGGAGGGTTTCTTCGGAAGGCGTTGGAGTTTTATGACCTAAAAGGGAAGATCTCCATGGACGACCGCCTGGCCATCTGCAACATGGTCGTCGAGGCAGGGGCCGAAAACGGGCTCTTCCGACCCGATCGGGTCACCGAGGAGTATCTCGTCGAGCGAGATGGGGGGTGGTCTTCCGGGTTCGCATTTTTCGGAGAAGAGCCGCAATACGCCGAAACCATCGAGCTCGACCTCTCAGAACTGCGACCCCAGGTGGCCCTTCCCCACAGCCCTGCCCGGGTGGTCGATGCCGAAGAGGCCGAGGGAGAAGGCATCGATTCCGTCTTCATCGGCTCCTGCACAGGAGGGAGGCTTAGGGATCTCGAGGTGGCCGCAGAGGTCCTCAAGGGGAGGAGGATCGCCCGAGGGTTGTGCCTCCTCGTCTGTCCGGCCTCACAGAGGATCTACCGTCAGGCCATGGAGAAAGGATATCTCTCTGCGATCGCCGATGCAGGAGGCGTGATCCTCAACCCGAGTTGCGGCCCATGCGGAGGCATCGACAAGGGGATTCTCGGAAAAGAGGAGAGGTGCTTGAGCACCTCGAACAGGAATTTCATGGGGAGGATGGGCGATCCCACCTCGAAGGTCTATCTCGCCTCTCCGCTCACTGCGGCCGCTTCCGCCCTCGCAGGCAGGATCACCGATCCGAGGAGGGTGAAGGGATGA